In the Acetobacterium sp. KB-1 genome, GGACGCAGGGGTTTTAGGGTTAGGGTATCATACCAGTTAAGTAAATGACCCTGCCATTTTTCCAGCCCTTCAATGGTATCAACGGTTTTATCAATCAGCGCCATCATTTGCCCGGTTCCGATATAGCCAAAGTCTCTGGCTGTCAGTGGTGCCAGCAGACCCAGACCAATGTTGGTCGGTGATGTTCGCTGGGCAATACCTCTAGGTGGGTCAGCCTGATAATTGTCAGGAATCAGATAATGACTTTTAGCATTCGAGAAATCCTCAAAATAGCGCCAGGTTTTGCGGGTGATCCGGCCCAGTTCAGAAGACTCAGGCTCCGACAGTGTAAGCACCTTTTGCTGGTGATCCCTACTGATAAACCAGGCTATAACAGGACTGACAACCCAAATGGCAAAGAAAAACAGACTAAGCAGCAGTGCTTCCGGTTTAAAAAAGAGGGCCAGAATGACAGGTATCGGTGCCTGTAGCAGCGCCGCCTTCATGGTAAAAACATAACTGATCAGTGAATTTTTCTGAAATTTTTCGGTATCATCAGCCGTTACCCATTCCAGCAGGTTTTTTCGGGTAATAAAAACCCGTGTCAGGGTTACCATAATGGCATGGCTCATCAGCCAGGCCTGATAGGGCAAAAAGATTAATACCAGTAAGAACTGCATCAATACCGCTTTGAGACCGAACATCACCGGCATATACCGCTTGATCCGGTCGTTGCCAAATCGGGCCGATACAAGATAACCAATGATCCCCATCACCAGCGAAAAGATCTGCGGTAGCAGGAAAAAGCCAAACCAGAAAAAAATACTTCCCGGGAGAATTGAAAAGCTCAAAAAGACGAGTAGCATCAATGCTGGTGGTACCAGACTTCTTCTTAAATTATCAAACATTTTCCACTTCGACAGTCGCGATAGGGGGTTGAATATTTTATCGTGACGGCGGTCAAAAATTTTACGAAATAGAATTGGTACCAATTGCCAGTCCCCGCGAACCCAACGGTGCAGCCGGGCCGAAAAAGAATTGTATTTTGACGGGTAGGAATCGACCAGCTTGAGATCGGTAACCAGGCCCGTTCGCACATATGAACCCTCCAGTAAATCATGACTAAGAATGGTATTGTCGGGAATGGCATCCTTCATGATGGTCTGGAACACCGCTAAATCATAAATGCCCTTGCCAACAAAAATCCCTTCCCCAAAAAGATCCTGATAAACATCGGAAATAGCGGTGGCATAGGGATCAATTCCTTCCTGACCAGTGAAAATGCGGGAGAAAAGGGATTTATTTGAGCTTTCGTTCTCCACTTCGATTCGTGGCTGCATCAAACCATAGCCCTCGACCACGACCCCGCGCTGCTTGTCGATAACCGGTTGATTTAGGGGGTGTGCCATCGTAGCAATCATTTTTTTAGCCATTCCCATTGGCAAAATGGTGTCGCTGTCCAGGGTGATTACGTATTTGACATAGTCAAAGGGCGGTTTTTTTGCCGAAGCATAGACAAAACTGGTATCGGTGGCACCCATAATCAGGTCGTTAAATTCCATCAAAGCCCCTCTTTTTCGTTCCCATCCAAACCACTTATCATTTTTTTCATTATATTGACTGTCGCGGTGGAAAAAATAAAACTTATCACTGCCCACCGGGGCATATTTTAAATTAAGCGCATTGATACCCGCCAGAGCGGTTTTTATAATCTCGGGATCATCTTTCATCGCCGATTTGTCGGCATCGCTAAATGCTCCGACCAGGGCAAAGTAGAGATTATCTTCCCGGTTGGAAAGATAATGGCTTTCCAGACCCGCCAATAATTCCTTGACCCGTTTCTGATCGGAAAGCAGAGTTGGCACTGCAACAATCGTGCTCATGCTTTTGGGAATCCCTTCTCTTAATTGAAGTCTTGGGAAAAAGGCCGGTTTTAAGGCATGGGAAACAATCCAATTGACCGCATCCACGGCAATTTCCGATGCCGGAATCAGCACCGCAATAATGACCAGCACCGAAAACAGGACCAGATGTGAGGATGCCGTAATCGTCGCGTAACGGACGGCCGCCAATAAAAAAAGCAGCGTAATCAGACCCATGGAACCCAAATAGAGGATGCCCGGATTTTTTATGCCCATGCTTTCTGCTTTTGGTCTAAAGCTGTTAATCTTTTTTTCTTTGTTTTCCAGGCTTTTAAGGCCCTTGCCAATCAGATAATACCCGACATGCCAGGTTTTCTGGATGGCGGGATTTTCCAATTGAGATTGGTCCCGGTCCGCAAAGGCTTCTTCGGCAAACAAGATCGCCTCTTTGGCCAGATAAATTTCTGAGACCCCAAATCCCAGGGCCAATTCTTCCACTTTGGTCCGGTAATGACTCCGGGTGGCAATATCCATCAGAGGATAGGTTCCATCGGGGTCCTTTTTTAAAATTTGTTCGACCATACTAACCGTTTCAAAGAGCTCGGACCAATCCAGGGAAGAGAAAAAATGAAGACTGGTGATGGTATTGCCCATCGATATCGTATTAACGGATTGGGCCCCATGTTCTTTCTGGGTGATTTCTTCGGTGGTGGCACCGAGTTTATTTAAGTTTTCATCCATGATCCGTAGAACTTCGGCATAACTACGACCGGAACGCCTCAGCCGATAGAATAAATGCTCTACAAAAGCGGGGTTGGCTTCATCCTGGCTTTTTAGGCTGTCTTCGAAGAGTTTGATCGTTTTCTTTGGTTCATCGCCATCATTTTCCAGCCATTTAGTAAAAATCTTATCAGCCTTATGCCACTGACTCTGGGTTTTTTTTATTTCTTCACAAAGTTCCCGAATGTTTTCAATCAGGGCCAGGGTAAGCATCATTGGCAGCGCAACAATTTCCCGGTCAAAAAGAACGGCGTGGGACTGGTAGGCCTTTAAATAATCGGTCAGTATTTTTTCATCGATCTGACCGTCGGTATGAGCAACAAGCTCTACCGCCACCGCGAAAATCCGAATTTGTCCCTTGAGTGGACCCGACTTAAGAATCGGCAAGCGGTTATAATCGGATTTTTTCAAGTCCCGACGCATTCCTTTAACCTGCTTTTCAATGATATAAAAGTTATCAAGCAGCCACTCTGAAGCCGGTGGTACGGCCATCTTTTTCTGGAGATCGGCACTCAGATCCTGATACACATTCAAAATGAATTTATAGTTATCGTTCATCCTGACACTTGGCGATTTAATCGCTCTTTTCTTTACCGATACCGCATGTTCGATGGCAATTTTTTTGGCGTGTCCTTCTAATTCTTCACTTGAGAGCGATGCATCGCGCATGTTGAGTCGGGGTGATTTCCCCGATTTCATCAAAAAAATCCATAATAAAAACAGGATACAGCCAATCAATACCGTGCCCTCAATTAATAATCTTAAATAAACGTCCATTGATTCACAAATCCTTTCGTGATTTAAAACCCATTACGAAGCATAAAGTCAAACACTGTCATAAACCTACCGTACCGACCAATTGTTAATCTGTTGTTTGCTGCGGGATCGGACAGGCGATTGCCTGTTCGCTCCGATGCAAACAACATGATGTAACAATTGTCGGTACTACGTTATCTGTTTATCAAATAGTCTCTCATAGCTAATTTTTATAATAGGAAAAAATCTTTACACTTAAGTATATACCTCTTATATCGCTTATTAACCTTAAAATTACAAATAAACAATAAAAAGAAGTTAAATAAAAGTAAATTAATGTGAAACTTTTCCATATCTGACCTTTTTTTTTAAAAAAAAGAAGCTGATCGCGCTCGTTTCAGAGCGGGATCAGCCTCTTTCAGTACTTATCTGACTTTAATAACTTATCTCATTAAATGGATCGCTTCGCCGTTTACGGCGTGGGCGGCTTCCATCAGCGATTCGCCAACGGTGGGGTGAGCATGGATGGTGGACTTAAGTTCTGCTACCGTTGCTTCCAGGCGAATCGCCAGAGCTCCTTCGACAATCAGATCAGTGGCCCGGGGACCGGCCATGTGCAGTCCCAGGATTTCGCCGGTAGCAGCATCCGTAACGTATTTGACCAGCCCGGTCGTTTCGCCAATGATCATCGCTTTGCCATTGACGGCCATGGGGAAATTACCGACCTTTACGTCATAACCCGCTTCTCTGGCCTCGGCCTCAGTGAGCCCCACGCCAGCCAGTTCCGGTTTGGTATAAACACAATAGGGGATCGTTTTAAAATCAATCTGTGACCGGATTCCGACAATGGTTTCTACTGCAAATATCCCTTGGGCCGATGCCACATGAGCAAGCATGACCCCGCCATTGCAATCGCCCACCGCATAAATATGCGGCTTATTCGTCTGCATTTTCTGATTGACCTTGATTGCGCCTCGCTCCGTTTTTATGCCGGCCTTTTCCAGTTCCAGGGTACTAAGTTCTGGTTTTCGGCCCACCGAGAGCAGCACTTTTTGAGCTGTCACAATTTTTTCTCCCGCTTGGGAACTGGTCGTAACCGCCAAGCCGTCAGGACCTTCCTTAATTGATTCGACCTTTGTTCTGGTAAAAATTTCCACGCCATCTTTGATTAATTTATCTTTTAGCGGTTTAACAATATCCCGATCCATAGTGGCAACAATGTCCGGCAACATTTCGATGATCGTAACCTTACAACCAAAAGCATTGTAGATGGTAGCAAATTCACAACCAATGACGCCGCCACCGATGATACACAAGCTCTCGGGAACCGCTTCAAGTGATAAGGCCGCATCACTGGTGATCACATCGGGGTGAACACTTCCCGGGATCGGCGGAATTACGGGTTTTGAACCCGTTGCGATAATGGCAAAGTCAAAATCGATGACTTCTTCATCTTTGCTTGTTTCGTCTTGATTGATATTATAAGAAACTTTAATTTGATGATCATTTAAAAAAACGCCGGTTCCCATTATTTGGGTAATGGTGTTGTTCTTTAACAGGGCCTTCACGCCACCCACCAATTTTTTTATAATTTTTGTCTTTCTTTTCTGGAGTGTTTTCCAGTCGGCTTCATAACCAGAAACTGTGATTCCCAGTTCTTTGGCATCGTTTTTCAGAACATCCAGGAGTTCGGTGGTATGCAAAAGCACTTTTGTGGGGATACAGCCAACATTGAGACAGGTTCCACCTAAGAACTTGTTTTCAATCAGAGTTACCTCCGCGCCTAAATGAGCTGCCCGGATGGCTGCCACATAACCGCCCGGGCCACCGCCAATAATGACAATCTTCATGATTCTACCTCCATCATAACAGCAGCAATCCGGGTTTTTCAATCAGCTCTTTAAGTCGGGCAACAAATTGGGCTGCCACAGAACCATCCACCACCCGGTGATCAGCCGTCAAACTCAGATTCATCATCGGTTTAATGACCACCTGACCCTCAACGACCATCGGCGTATCAATAATGGTATTGATTCCCAGTATCGCCACCTCGGGCTGATTGATAATCGGTGTGAAGGATTCCATGCCAAACATACCGATATTGGTAAGGGTAAAGGTTCCTCCGGTTATTTCATCGGTTTCCAGTTCATTGTTTCGGGCTTTTTCAGCCAGCGCCTTGATTTCGGTCGAAATGGCACCCAGATCTAATTTATTGGCAAACTTTACTACTG is a window encoding:
- the lpdA gene encoding dihydrolipoyl dehydrogenase, which produces MKIVIIGGGPGGYVAAIRAAHLGAEVTLIENKFLGGTCLNVGCIPTKVLLHTTELLDVLKNDAKELGITVSGYEADWKTLQKRKTKIIKKLVGGVKALLKNNTITQIMGTGVFLNDHQIKVSYNINQDETSKDEEVIDFDFAIIATGSKPVIPPIPGSVHPDVITSDAALSLEAVPESLCIIGGGVIGCEFATIYNAFGCKVTIIEMLPDIVATMDRDIVKPLKDKLIKDGVEIFTRTKVESIKEGPDGLAVTTSSQAGEKIVTAQKVLLSVGRKPELSTLELEKAGIKTERGAIKVNQKMQTNKPHIYAVGDCNGGVMLAHVASAQGIFAVETIVGIRSQIDFKTIPYCVYTKPELAGVGLTEAEAREAGYDVKVGNFPMAVNGKAMIIGETTGLVKYVTDAATGEILGLHMAGPRATDLIVEGALAIRLEATVAELKSTIHAHPTVGESLMEAAHAVNGEAIHLMR